In the genome of Eulemur rufifrons isolate Redbay chromosome 27, OSU_ERuf_1, whole genome shotgun sequence, one region contains:
- the RGS16 gene encoding regulator of G-protein signaling 16 isoform X2, whose translation MCRTLAAFPSTCLERAKEFKTRLGIFLHKSELGSDTGSAGKFEWGSKHSKDRNFSEDVLGWRESFDLLLSSKNGVAAFHTFLKTEFSEENLEFWLACEEFKKIRSATKLASRAQRIFEEFICSEAPKEVNIDHETRELTRTNLQAATATCFDVAQGKTRTLMEKDSYPRFLKSPAYRDLAAQASAASASLSGGSLAEPSHT comes from the exons ATGTGCCGCACCCTGGCCGCcttcccctccacctgcctggAGAG AGCCAAAGAGTTCAAGACACGGCTGGGCATCTTTCTCCACAAATCGGAGCTGGGCTCTGATACTGGGAGTGCTGGCAAGTTCGAGTGGGGCAGTAAACACAGCAAAGACAG aaatttcTCAGAAGATGTGCTGGGGTGGAGAGAGTCGTTCGACCTGCTGCTGAGCAGTAAAA ATGGGGTGGCTGCATTCCACACTTTCCTGAAGACAGAGTTCAGCGaggagaacctggagttctggcTGGCCTGTGAGGAGTTCAAGAAGATCCGATCGGCCACCAAGCTGGCCTCCAGGGCTCAGCGGATCTTTGAGGAGTTCATCTGCAGCGAAGCCCCTAAAGAG GTCAACATAGACCACGAGACCCGGGAGCTGACAAGGACCAACCTGCAGGCTGCCACAGCCACATGCTTTGATGTGGCTCAGGGAAAAACACGCACGCTGATGGAGAAGGACTCCTACCCGCGCTTCCTGAAGTCCCCTGCTTACCGGGACCTGGCTGCCCAAGCCTCGGCTGCCTCGGCGTCGCTGTCTGGCGGCAGCCTGGCTGAGCCCTCACACACCTGA
- the RGS16 gene encoding regulator of G-protein signaling 16 isoform X1, whose product MCRTLAAFPSTCLERAKEFKTRLGIFLHKSELGSDTGSAGKFEWGSKHSKDSRNFSEDVLGWRESFDLLLSSKNGVAAFHTFLKTEFSEENLEFWLACEEFKKIRSATKLASRAQRIFEEFICSEAPKEVNIDHETRELTRTNLQAATATCFDVAQGKTRTLMEKDSYPRFLKSPAYRDLAAQASAASASLSGGSLAEPSHT is encoded by the exons ATGTGCCGCACCCTGGCCGCcttcccctccacctgcctggAGAG AGCCAAAGAGTTCAAGACACGGCTGGGCATCTTTCTCCACAAATCGGAGCTGGGCTCTGATACTGGGAGTGCTGGCAAGTTCGAGTGGGGCAGTAAACACAGCAAAGACAG tagaaatttcTCAGAAGATGTGCTGGGGTGGAGAGAGTCGTTCGACCTGCTGCTGAGCAGTAAAA ATGGGGTGGCTGCATTCCACACTTTCCTGAAGACAGAGTTCAGCGaggagaacctggagttctggcTGGCCTGTGAGGAGTTCAAGAAGATCCGATCGGCCACCAAGCTGGCCTCCAGGGCTCAGCGGATCTTTGAGGAGTTCATCTGCAGCGAAGCCCCTAAAGAG GTCAACATAGACCACGAGACCCGGGAGCTGACAAGGACCAACCTGCAGGCTGCCACAGCCACATGCTTTGATGTGGCTCAGGGAAAAACACGCACGCTGATGGAGAAGGACTCCTACCCGCGCTTCCTGAAGTCCCCTGCTTACCGGGACCTGGCTGCCCAAGCCTCGGCTGCCTCGGCGTCGCTGTCTGGCGGCAGCCTGGCTGAGCCCTCACACACCTGA